One window from the genome of Mastacembelus armatus chromosome 18, fMasArm1.2, whole genome shotgun sequence encodes:
- the mogat3a gene encoding 2-acylglycerol O-acyltransferase 2-A isoform X1, producing the protein MKIEFAPLNIPLRRRLQTAAVLQWVFSFLALAQCCLAAFVLLALSDWWILALLYAGWLWLDWDTPTCGGRRSNWVRSWTVWGYFRDYFPITLVKTIDLDPKKNYVFGFHPHGVLVAGAFGNFCTEATGFSRLFPGLKPHLLMLPFWFRVPLFRDYIMCGGLVSSCKSSLSYLVSRPEGGNVAVIAVGGAPEALDARPGALTLQVRNRKGFIKLALKHGAQLVPVFSFGENELFDQMENPSGSSLRKLQNRLQSIMGIAMPLFHARGVFQYSFGLIPYRTSIHTIVGKPISVVQTPSPSSEDIESLHKVYLQSLMDLFEQHKHTYGLSQDQRLTFA; encoded by the exons ATGAAGATTGAGTTCGCCCCGCTGAACATCCCGCTACGGAGGAGACTGCAGACCGCCGCGGTCCTGCAGTGGGTCTTCTCTTTCCTGGCTCTAG CCCAGTGCTGCCTGGCTGCCTTCGTCCTCCTGGCTCTCTCTGATTGGTGGATTCTGGCTCTGCTCTATGCTGGTTGGCTGTGGTTGGACTGGGACACGCCCACCTGCGGGGGTCGGAGGTCAAACTGGGTCCGAAGCTGGACAGTCTGGGGGTACTTCAGGGACTACTTCCCTATAACG CTGGTTAAAACCATCGATCTGGATCCAAAGAAAAACTACGTCTTTGGATTTCATCCCCATG GTGTCCTGGTAGCTGGCGCTTTTGGAAACTTCTGTACGGAGGCGACTGGTTTTTCTCGTCTGTTTCCTGGACTGAAGCCTCATCTGCTGATGCTGCCGTTCTGGTTCCGAGTCCCGCTCTTCAGAGACTACATCATGTGTGGAG GTCTGGTGTCAAGCTGTAAGTCCAGTCTGTCCTACCTGGTCAGTCGTCCTGAAGGAGGTAACGTGGCCGTCATCGCAGTGGGCGGAGCTCCAGAGGCTCTGGATGCTCGTCCAGGTGCTTTAACACTGCAG GTACGAAACAGGAAGGGCTTCATCAAACTGGCTCTGAAACACGG AGCTCAGCTGGTTCCCGTCTTTTCTTTCGGAGAGAACGAGTTGTTTGATCAGATGGAGAATCCCTCCGGCTCCTCTCTCAGGAAGCTGCAG AACCGGCTGCAGAGCATCATGGGAATAGCGATGCCTCTGTTTCACGCCAGAGGAGTTTTCCAGTACAGCTTTGGCCTCATACCGTACAGGACGTCCATACACACCATTG tgggGAAGCCGATCTCGGTCGTACAGACTCCAAGTCCGAGCAGTGAGGACATCGAGAGTCTTCATAAAGTTTACCTGCAGAGTCTGATGGACCTGTTCGAGCAGCATAAACACACCTACGGCCTCAGCCAGGACCAACGCCTCACATTCGCATGA
- the LOC113125275 gene encoding uncharacterized protein LOC113125275 isoform X1: MSKLQVSLACLLLKMSSAAVLGASNGCPTCPGGYFTKKNCTRNLGSMVGIQCQRCTNCSASHQETLVTCSTFSDSVCGNKTATIILWSETPTDAPDLALETWLILTAIVVFTFLALLLGLVLVLVFCQIRQGNNHKGNKLLLPNNKLLPSKNQPLPSCNALYFLCRFESAVTEVTTISTLYHIQTGCDLSHLSDLKPENPAAGLESKCCPGLIHSSLSPHLVQFEPTCWQGVVSASLPVRFRRSPGSVQV, from the exons ATGAGCAAACTACAG GTGAGCCTTGCGTGTCTGTTGCTGAAGATGAGCAGTGCTGCAGTTCTGGGGGCCAGCAATGGATGTCCAACATGTCCAGGAG GTTACTTCACGAAGAAGAACTGCACTAGAAACCTCGGCAGCATGGTGGGAATCCAGTGTCAGCGGTGCACCAACTGCTCAG CGTCTCATCAGGAAACTCTGGTGACATGTTCCACGTTCTCAGACTCAGTTTGTGGAAACAAAACCGCAACGATCATCCTGTGGTCAGAGACCCCGACCGACGCTCCAG ATCTTGCTCTTGAAACGTGGCTCATCCTGACAGCGAT AGTTGTTTTTACTTTCCTCGCCCTCCTGCTTGGTCTGGTCCTCGTCCTGGTGTTTTGTCAAATCCGGCAAGGTAACAACCACAAAGGTAACAAGCTCCTCCTTCCTAACAACAAACTCCTCCCATCAAAAAACCAACCTCTTCCTTCCTGTAACGCACTTTATTTCCTTTGCAGGTTTGAATCTGCTGTGACCGAAGTTACAACTATTTCAACTTTGTATCACATCCAGACAGGCTGTGATTTAAGTCACTTGTCAGACCTCAAACCAGAGAATCCGGCTGCAGGACTGGAGTCCAAATGCTGTCCAGGCCTGATACATTCCAGTCTCAGTCCACATCTGGTCCAGTTTGAGCCCACTTGTTGGCAAGGTGTAGTTTCAGCCTCATTGCCAGTTCGGTTTAGGCGTAGTCCAGGGTCAGTTCAGGTGTAG
- the LOC113125275 gene encoding uncharacterized protein LOC113125275 isoform X2 — MSKLQVSLACLLLKMSSAAVLGASNGCPTCPGGYFTKKNCTRNLGSMVGIQCQRCTNCSASHQETLVTCSTFSDSVCGNKTATIILWSETPTDAPDLALETWLILTAIVVFTFLALLLGLVLVLVFCQIRQGNNHKGLNLL; from the exons ATGAGCAAACTACAG GTGAGCCTTGCGTGTCTGTTGCTGAAGATGAGCAGTGCTGCAGTTCTGGGGGCCAGCAATGGATGTCCAACATGTCCAGGAG GTTACTTCACGAAGAAGAACTGCACTAGAAACCTCGGCAGCATGGTGGGAATCCAGTGTCAGCGGTGCACCAACTGCTCAG CGTCTCATCAGGAAACTCTGGTGACATGTTCCACGTTCTCAGACTCAGTTTGTGGAAACAAAACCGCAACGATCATCCTGTGGTCAGAGACCCCGACCGACGCTCCAG ATCTTGCTCTTGAAACGTGGCTCATCCTGACAGCGAT AGTTGTTTTTACTTTCCTCGCCCTCCTGCTTGGTCTGGTCCTCGTCCTGGTGTTTTGTCAAATCCGGCAAGGTAACAACCACAAAG GTTTGAATCTGCTGTGA
- the mogat3a gene encoding 2-acylglycerol O-acyltransferase 2-A isoform X2 yields the protein MKIEFAPLNIPLRRRLQTAAVLQWVFSFLALAQCCLAAFVLLALSDWWILALLYAGWLWLDWDTPTCGGRRSNWVRSWTVWGYFRDYFPITLVKTIDLDPKKNYVFGFHPHGVLVAGAFGNFCTEATGFSRLFPGLKPHLLMLPFWFRVPLFRDYIMCGGLVSSCKSSLSYLVSRPEGGNVAVIAVGGAPEALDARPGALTLQVRNRKGFIKLALKHGAQLVPVFSFGENELFDQMENPSGSSLRKLQWGSRSRSYRLQVRAVRTSRVFIKFTCRV from the exons ATGAAGATTGAGTTCGCCCCGCTGAACATCCCGCTACGGAGGAGACTGCAGACCGCCGCGGTCCTGCAGTGGGTCTTCTCTTTCCTGGCTCTAG CCCAGTGCTGCCTGGCTGCCTTCGTCCTCCTGGCTCTCTCTGATTGGTGGATTCTGGCTCTGCTCTATGCTGGTTGGCTGTGGTTGGACTGGGACACGCCCACCTGCGGGGGTCGGAGGTCAAACTGGGTCCGAAGCTGGACAGTCTGGGGGTACTTCAGGGACTACTTCCCTATAACG CTGGTTAAAACCATCGATCTGGATCCAAAGAAAAACTACGTCTTTGGATTTCATCCCCATG GTGTCCTGGTAGCTGGCGCTTTTGGAAACTTCTGTACGGAGGCGACTGGTTTTTCTCGTCTGTTTCCTGGACTGAAGCCTCATCTGCTGATGCTGCCGTTCTGGTTCCGAGTCCCGCTCTTCAGAGACTACATCATGTGTGGAG GTCTGGTGTCAAGCTGTAAGTCCAGTCTGTCCTACCTGGTCAGTCGTCCTGAAGGAGGTAACGTGGCCGTCATCGCAGTGGGCGGAGCTCCAGAGGCTCTGGATGCTCGTCCAGGTGCTTTAACACTGCAG GTACGAAACAGGAAGGGCTTCATCAAACTGGCTCTGAAACACGG AGCTCAGCTGGTTCCCGTCTTTTCTTTCGGAGAGAACGAGTTGTTTGATCAGATGGAGAATCCCTCCGGCTCCTCTCTCAGGAAGCTGCAG tgggGAAGCCGATCTCGGTCGTACAGACTCCAAGTCCGAGCAGTGAGGACATCGAGAGTCTTCATAAAGTTTACCTGCAGAGTCTGA